In the genome of Podospora pseudocomata strain CBS 415.72m chromosome 7, whole genome shotgun sequence, the window CTTCTGTTGGTCCGCGCCCGCAgtccctccaccaccatcctaTCGCACAGCTCTCTGTACCGAGCCTCGTCTTATCTGATTGAACTTGTCGCGCGGCATGTCTAACTTGCAGCAGTCCGTTgaacacccccatcaccctaCGGCGGATTCGTTCTGAGCTGGATTGGAAACCGAATTGGATTTCACGACGCCTGTCGACATCGAACCTCCGGTCACTAGAGCCTGGCGATCACCCTCTTggtagcagcagcatccaGGACCCGACACTATTCCACGACGTATGCGTGACTGGTCCTCGTCAGTTCTTGGATCGCATCTCTGCGCCCTTTCGCCGTCCTAGTCGCGGCCAGGCCTGGTGAATCCGATCAAGTCTGCGGGTACAGAAATCGTGAACAAGACCTCTGTTTTGTTGTCGCCAACCCAATCTCCCGTGGTGGAAAGGTTCAGCCACGTCTGGCTGGAAAGGGCTTCAAGGGAGCATGGAAAACCCAATGGAGAGTGCGAAATGCAATGTGATATACGTTCACCGCGCTGTTTCTGAGGACCGACATGTCCAGTCAAGTCATGGTTTATCTGGCAGCGGAGTGTCTGGCTCGCTCGAGGACAATGTCCGTCTCATTTCGAGCGCTTTCGAGAGTGGTAGGCAAACAACTCCAATGATCGTGAGCAGCTGTGAGCTTTGCTAATATCGAGCTTAGTTTTTCTGTGTAGCACAGGGGAAGCTTGCCTGGGCCACTTGCGGATGCTTGACTCGGAGCCGTCgaccaaaaccaaaccaacaatCATTTTCCTAGACACCCCCGCTCAGGAGCCAATACCAGGCAATAAGTGGTGGGAATTTCCCACCGAACCGGATCTCTATGGGTTTGACTTGCTGCAATGGATAGATGGAGACTCACGCGCCAAGAGGATGTCTGACCTTGTCACAGTGGTTCCTGTGGTCACTCGGCAAGACAGCTCGCTGGCTATCGATCCCGAAGTTCTCAGGTCGTTGCGAATTCAACTTGTCTCCCGTGGGGCTACCGATGCTGTGTTGAGCCCACTCCGCTCCAGTTGTCTTGACGACATCAGGGTACATGTTGAACGGGTGTGCCGAAATCGAAATGCATTCAGCCCACATGgaagaaacaacaacaacaacctagTCGGCGAGACCATGATATCAACCCTCCTGCCCGACCTCTGTACTTCATTTCAAGGAATCGACGTCCCCCTCAACTGGGAGGAAACTCGCATTGATGCCGAAAAAAAGGCCCTGCTTTCGCACGCTATCGGCCAATTTCAATTTGACGCTCCGCAATTCGAACGCGAAGAACTGAAGGTGGCGGCGTCACTCATATTCGAGCATGCCTTTTCAGCGCCTGAGCTGGCCCCGTGGCGGTTAGAGAGAGGTAGGCACTGCTGCTCGTCGTTGGTCCTTCTGTTTTGTTTATGCTCTGTTATGCTGACCTCTCTTTCGCAGGACAACTGCAAGCCTTTATTGACGCTTGCTGTGCCGCGTATAAGAGCGATGTGGAATATCACAACTTTTGCCACGTGGTCGACGTCTTGCAACACATTTTCCACACTCTTGTTCGCATAGGAGCATTGCCTCCCTATCCACCTACCTCTAACACCACTCCCAGGCCTACCTCAGACTCTGAGTTCGCGCAGTGCATCGAGCCTCACATAGCGCTCACACTCCTCGTCACCGCCATTGGTCATGATGTTGGGCATCCAGGAGTCAACAACGGCTTCCTGGTGAAGACCAACGACCCGCTCGCCCGATTGTACAGTGATCGGTCCGTTTTGGAGTCCTATCATTGTGCCGCCTTCACGGATATCCTCCGCAAGTACTGGCCCAAATTCTACAAATGCGCCACCATGAAGAAGCTTGTGATCGActccatcttggccaccGATATGGGTGTGCACGACAACTATATGGTGCAACTGAGGGGTGTTTTGGACAGGATCCGCAAGGCTCGCGAAGGACAAGAGGACGTGGCTCGAAATCACTCGCCTTTCCACATGGATATGGAGCCGAAACAGACGCTGATCTGTGCGCTTTTGATCAAGTGCGCCGACATCAGCAACGTTGTAAGTGGTCGCCACTCATGTGAACAAAAACACTAGTCTTACCAGCTGATATAGGCTCGAGGGTACGACACAGCCGTGACATGGATGCATACCCTGTCCAGGGAAACGGCCCAGCAACgacaaaaagagagagagagaaacgtGCCGACGTCCGTTCACTCGCTGCCTGGCAATGACCAGCTGACTCTTGCTTCGAACCAACTGTTGTTTATGAATAAGTTCGCAGCTCCCCTGTTCGTGGGCGTGGCGGAACTCATTCCGGAGTTGAGTTTCTGCGTCGAGGCAATCAAGGAGAACAAATTGAAGTTCGAGGCCATCTTGAAAGACGGGGATGAGCATGAGAGCTCGCCCTCTCAAACGGATTTCCCCAATGCTCAAAGGCCAAACTCATCACAAAATTCCATGCAGCCCGCAGCCAGCCGGCCAAATCCCCCCGAAATCAACGGCATCAACACAAGCTTTGACGCGGTGGACGACGATTCGCACTCTCACTGTGCCCACAGGCAGCGATGCAGCGAGACGACCGAGCTGAGCTCAGCACCAGACAGTGCCGGTACAGGGAAGATGCCCCTATCACCCAGCACGCAGGGAACGAGCATTGTGAGCATCAATTCGTCGGTTGACCCTCCCGTCAGTTGTGCAGTGACAAGCAGCACTCCGGATTCCTTCAGGAACCAGGGGAAAGGGGCTTTCCAGCACCAAGCCTCGCCAAACAGTGGATACCTGAATGGAAACACTAATCTTGGTGGATCTGACACACAAATGGGCTTGGCTCCGGGCGGACAGTTAAAGAAGAAAACCAGCTTTATCCAGAGGTTCGGGGATATGTGGAAGAGGTCTCCTAAAAGTTCGAGCCCATAGCTCCGCCACGCATTTGGTCGGACGAGTTGAGGAGCAGTCCCCACTGCGACTTCACCTACCCGACAGAACTCGAACCTCCTTCGCACGCAGGCAAGTGCAGGAGCATACATTCGCATACCGCATCACCCATTTCCAATGCTTGCCGAGACCTACTCAGTCTTCGGGTCCGCGGCATTGTGTAGTCGCCCTTTCCATCAGCcgcgccgacgacgacgacgaagaagaagaaaaagaatgtGTACGAGTTAGTTAACACTGTAGGGGAGCTCAAGGAGTCTTGTTCTGCATGTTACTTTGGGGAAATGCATTTGTATTGTATAATAAGGGTTCAGGGACAAGGCTCGGGGACGCAAACCTTTCTTCATTCTATTTTagctcttctttttttcttttctcgaTTTGGTCTTTTTTCAACCTTCTTTTTGGGCATGATTGATGGaccctccccttttcttgtCCGGTCATCGGATAAGAtacctttttgttttctttgaaAGATTAGGATGCCGGAAAGGCATCCGGGATTACGGATTCTTGAAGTGGGTGTTTTGATAAAAAGGGGGCGGGtcagggaaggggggtttgtAGATGGATGGGGTAGGTTGGAAGGGCTTAAAGACATGGAAATCCGGGGGGGCTATAAGACATGAATTAATCATTCATAGCACTGATTGGTTGCCAcattcttgttgttgttttgctCTCTTGTTTTCGTGAtggctttttttgttgtcttTACGCGTACGACAgtttgtgtgttttggtgtCTACTCGTTTGGACTTGACATTGTTTTGCTTCCCCTGTTTTGTTTGTTACATTCGTCCTTATACACACTCCCTAGACCACATGTATTAATGCCGTTCGATATTAGAAGTTATTTTCTTGATATTTTGTTTCCTTGGCTCAATCCCCATTTCGACATACTCATGGTTACAGAGCCGGAGAGTATCAGAGGAGGAAGCAGCACACAGAGAAGACCGTCACGACGACTCGATAGAGAGACGACACACCACGACACACGACGACACACGACGACACACGGTCAATACGACACAGACACACAGACATACACTCACACACTCACAGAAGAAACGCAGCACACGACGATGGTTCCACTCTCAGGGCGAGGACACCACACGATGGCGAGCATACGAAGAGTGATAACCTGACTCACGACTGTCAAGACCACAATATGTGGTCATGACATTCCCACGAGCGAAGAAGGATATAGCCGAAAGGCTGTGCCATGGTCGAGGGAGGATTCCACGAAGACGACCCAGAAAGCAGAAGAGCAACACGACGGATCTCGGCAACACACTTGACCCAAAGGACGCGACCTCGGGACTACAAACTGCAACAACAGCAATTTCGATATCTTACAACCACATTTGAGGGCGACCACCCACCAAGACAACCACACaaacacacccacacacgaCGACAATATAAAACCACACATAACAGCAGAAACCTCGACTATAAAGGGGAGACGGTACCAGCCTCGAAAAAGGTGCCTCCCAAACGGCTTCTTCCTGGCCTCTCTGTTTCATGGCAAGGTTTAACACTGAGCAGTCTACATCTCGGTCAACAGGACCAGGAGTTAACACCAATAACATGGACGAGTTTCGACACCGATATACAAAGGGCTGTGGCgcattcatcatcatcatcatcattacaTCTCACTTCAAGAGtccctttttattttttatttttatgTGCACTGGAATCACGGTCAACATTGGAGTTGTGCTCTTACATTACTCCCAAGTCTTTCTCTTTTACATGATGCTTCAAGATCTTCCTGTTCGTGTTCTTCATTATGGGATCTCCTTGTTTAATAACACTCATATGTGCTTGAGTGGATTTCTTCATCTTTCAGACATTAGTTATTACCTCCCATCATGGCCGAGGAATCATCAGAGacccaaaagaaaacaagaaaactgccgaaaaaggaaaaagaaaagaagaaaaaaagggggaaaagaaagagaaagagagaaaaaatcgaaaaaaaaaaccccccgGAAAACCACACCCGCTGCATTATTCTTTTTCCTACACAGTCATGTTCGGTTCATAGGGATAGAATTCGCGAGTTAATAATAGAACATGTCCACTTCAACCGTCTTCATCCCTCATCGTGatcctccatcccaaaccaAGACATCCTAtactttccaccacccttccaaaaaaaaaatcccaaaCGGCCGGAACCGTCAAACCTTCCCCCAAACCCGAGACATGTGGAAATCGCCATGCTCCCATCAAAAATGCCACCAGCGTCACACAGAGTTCTCCAATTGTCTCAGGTACACAAAAACGGCTTTTTCGGGCTGGAAGCGTGTGACAACATCACGGAGCTATCAAAATAGACATAACACCATACGAGGCAATAGAGATTCAGCTGGTAGTCAATGTACGACCTATCATTTATCATTTACTACTATTTCTTGGtccaaaagaaacaaggaaaagagaaaaaacagTGTGTACAACACAAACCCAATGAATTACTCCCTGAAATGCGCCGTGTGTTACTGTCCAAGATAAAAAGCTCGACAAAAAGCTCCTAACCCCCAAACAATCAATCTAGCCTGCTAACAATGCTAGGAATGCGCTGTTGTTTGTGCTGCCTTATGTATGTGTACCTCCCACTTATTTCGCGAACCACTCACCGCCCAACCACCGGTTCAGGAAGTCAAGAGAGTTCTCGGGCTGGTCCATGGGAACCATGTGGCCGGCCTGGTACACCTGCATGAAGGTGAAGTTGCCAGAggccttgaccttgccgtACTCCTTCTCGGCGCCAGCAAGCTTCAAGTCCTTGATAGAGGCCTTGTTGAAGTTCTTCTTGCCGGGCCACTCAAGAGCCTCAGTCCAGGCCTGGTTACCGAGCCAGTTGCAGATGTAGTCGGCATCACCGGCATAGATGAGAACGGGGATCTCCttgaggatgttggggaCGAGGCGATGGAATGGCTGCATCCAGTCGCCTTGGAACAAGAAGTTGCGGTTGATGTCAAAGTTGCAGCTTTCGTAGCCAGAGACTTCAACTCCAAGAGCATCCATGACATCTTGCTGGTTGAGATAGTCGCTAATCCAGCCAAGAGCGCTATAGCAGAGGTTGCTGCTATCCTCACACTTGCCACGGATGTCATAAACGTTCTGGCCGGTCCGCTGGTAGGGGCCAATGAGCGCATTGTTGCAGTAAATAGAAGCAGGAACGCAACTCCAGACACTACCAGAGTCGTAGCAGTTCTGGATGAGGGACTGGCAGCGGGGAAGAGCATTGTCCATGCTGCGGCACTCAGACTCGTCAAGAACGGCGGGGTAACCACCCTTGCCGCAAGCCATAGGGCGGTAGTGCTCGTACTGAGTAAGACCGTCGGTCAAACCATTCCCGATAAGGATCGacttgaggttgatgttgcggTTCTTGTGGGACAGGATCTCAGAGGCAAAGACGGGAATGTAGTGACCAGCATAGGACTCGCCAGCAATGTGGAAGTCTTGCTTGGCGTACTCGGGGAACTGGTGAAAGAAGAGGGACAGGAGAGCGTAGACATCCTTGCCAGCAGCAATGGTGTTGCTCACAGAGTTGCCAGAGTACGAGTAACCGACGTTGACGGGCTGGTCAAGAAAGATGACGCTGGCATTGTTGTTCCAGCTGAACTCGTTGTTCACaaccttgagcttcttgtcGATCGATGAAGGACCGAGCTCGAGGAACAAGCCAGTGAGGGAAGAGCAGCCTGGACCGCCGTTGAGCCAGAGGACCACGGGGTCGTTCTTGGGATCGTTGCGGGACTCGAAGAACCCTAATCATAGACATTAGCTTAATGCGATTAGGCAGAATTAGGGGTGACAGAACATACAGTAAAACAAGTGCTTGTCATTGGCCTCGTCATCCAAGTAACCGCTGTACTGCTTTACCTTGTCGACGCCAAGCTTGGATGGGTCAACAGCCTTGACACGGAGGTTGAAATCGGCAAGCTTGCCATCCACCTGGCGGTGGTCTTCACCGCTCTCGCCCTGAACCCAGAGCTTCTGGACATCGGCGCCCTTGACGACGTGATCCCAGTCGTGACGGCGACGggcgggcttgggcttggtgaaCCAGTTGgagtggttgaaggcactttCTGGCACGAGGAGCTTGATCTCGTCCCAGAGGGCCTTGACCTCGGCGGTCATGCCATGGAAGGCCTCCTCAATGTTGGCGATGGGCTTGCCAGCAGCGTCAACGAACTGTTCGGCGAGCGGCTGCATGCCAGCCTGGGCCCGTTCGTAGCCGCTCGAGAGAACATGCTGTGTTTGCTGCTGGAACGAAGCCGCCGAGGCAACTCCGAGGAGCACTGTCGAAGCAGCGACCCTCATTGTAGATATGTATGGTGATGAAGAGTCAATTtagagatggtgatggatggaggaaggaggagaggaagaggaataAGCTTGGGGGAGGATAGCTAATAACTGAAACAGCAATGAGCTGTTCCCGGAGGTCGGGGAAACAGGCAGATCTGGGTTGCGCCACTGGTACCTTGCAGGTTGGGGTCACGAGAACGTTTGGCGGTCTACAGAAAATGCTGTAAACTATGCCCAAGTGAGCGCGCGAGGCTGCATTTTCTGTGCGAACCCTGCAGACAAGGGCGCAGCTCCAATCAACTTGGCGGTTATCGTCCCTCGAGCCGATAAGCTTCGTCATTGCCAGGAGCCCCATGGCAACCAGTTGCTTTGCCGTACCTCAGCTGGCCACCCAGCCCCGCGAGATTCAGCAGGCGATTTCTGCTGTCAATGAATTGAGCCCATCGAAATGAAATTAAAGCCCCTATCTCAAGTTCATCTCAACTTCCTGTCtatccctcctcaccgtACGAAAGGCGCGACCGATGCTGTAGGGGTCGAGAGTAAGGCAAGTGGGGATGGCATTACGTCGGTCCAAGCCCAGCAAAGCGGTGCCAGCGCGCGCTGCAGTGACCCACCGTCTTGACTCACTATCAGTGATTGTTAGTGCGCAACCCGGTGTGACTATCGCAGTTCCAGCGCATCCCAAGATGCTGGCTTTTGCTGAGCTGTCGTCGGAGCTTGGTATTCGTCGCGAAGAAATTCTCGTTCAGACATTGAGAACCATTCCAGGAAGGGACAGCGCGCCTTCAAGCTTCAAGGGGGATCATCAACGACGTGACCGATCTCATGTGTCGCGCTAGCAATCGACAAGGCCTAGAGTCAGCCAAGAACTTGGCCCACCCAGATCTGCTCCGCCAGTGACCAAGATGGCGGGGTAGGATTTTGATAGAAACCAAATTTGAAGCAAAATCTCCCTGTCCCACCTTGATCGCAACGTTGATGATTATCAAGCAAACCTCTTCCAGCCTCACAAAAGACACAGTCACACTGTACAAATGAAACCCTTGTTGTAATCGCATCAACATCCGCATCCCCTTCtcaccaaccaaaccaccacatcTACTACCCAAGCCCTCAACCGAGGCCAAACCACCACAATGGTCATCCAACAACCTTCCAACCAAATCAAGCTAACAAACGTCTCCCTCGTCCGCCtcaaaaaaggcaaaaagcGCTTCGAAATTGCCTGCTACAAAAACAAAGTCCTCGAGTGGCGCTCCGGCATCGAAACAGACCTCGACAACGtcctccaaatcccaaacGTCTTCCTCAACGTCTCCAAAGGCCAAACCGCCCCCTCGGCCGAACTCGCCAAAGCCTTTGGCAAGGACGTCTCCGTCGACGACATCATTCTCGAGATTCTCAAGAAGGGCGAGATGCAAGTTGGAGAAAAAGAACGCTCCGCCCAGCTGGAGCGCGTGCACAATGAGGTGATGGGCATGGTGGCCAGCAAGCTGGTTGAcccgaggacgaagagggtGTACACCACGAGTATCATCGAAAAGGCGCTCGATCAGCTCAGTTCGCAGGCGCACCAGCAGAGTAATAACGACAAGGATAAGAAGGAGGACGGGAACAGTGCCTGTGGGACGCCCGCGACGGGGGAGGCAGGGGAGTCGAAACCGCAGGCGCCGAAGCCGATTTGGAAGGGCGTGAGCGCTACCAAGAGCGCAAAGTCGCAGGCGttggaggcgatgaaggcTCTTGTTGCGCACCAGCCGATACCTATCGCGAGAGCGCGCATGCGGGTGCGTGTTACTTGCCCGACGAATGTCCTGAAGCAGTCAGTCAAGGCTCCCAAAGCGGCTGCTGgaaaggaggacgaggatggggagaagaaggcacCAGGCACGGTCAAGGATAAGATTCTCAGTTTATTCGAGCAGGTCGAGAATCAGGACGTCATGGGTTCCGAGTGGGAAGCTGTTGGTTTCGTTGAGCCAGGCATCTTCAAGGATCTTTCAGACTTCATCGAGAACGAGACCAAGGGGAGAGGCAACGTCGAGGTGCTGGATAGGGCGGT includes:
- the PDE2 gene encoding 3',5'-cyclic-nucleotide phosphodiesterase (EggNog:ENOG503NU2P; COG:E), with amino-acid sequence MENPMESAKCNVIYVHRAVSEDRHVQSSHGLSGSGVSGSLEDNVRLISSAFESGEACLGHLRMLDSEPSTKTKPTIIFLDTPAQEPIPGNKWWEFPTEPDLYGFDLLQWIDGDSRAKRMSDLVTVVPVVTRQDSSLAIDPEVLRSLRIQLVSRGATDAVLSPLRSSCLDDIRVHVERVCRNRNAFSPHGRNNNNNLVGETMISTLLPDLCTSFQGIDVPLNWEETRIDAEKKALLSHAIGQFQFDAPQFEREELKVAASLIFEHAFSAPELAPWRLERGQLQAFIDACCAAYKSDVEYHNFCHVVDVLQHIFHTLVRIGALPPYPPTSNTTPRPTSDSEFAQCIEPHIALTLLVTAIGHDVGHPGVNNGFLVKTNDPLARLYSDRSVLESYHCAAFTDILRKYWPKFYKCATMKKLVIDSILATDMGVHDNYMVQLRGVLDRIRKAREGQEDVARNHSPFHMDMEPKQTLICALLIKCADISNVARGYDTAVTWMHTLSRETAQQRQKERERNVPTSVHSLPGNDQLTLASNQLLFMNKFAAPLFVGVAELIPELSFCVEAIKENKLKFEAILKDGDEHESSPSQTDFPNAQRPNSSQNSMQPAASRPNPPEINGINTSFDAVDDDSHSHCAHRQRCSETTELSSAPDSAGTGKMPLSPSTQGTSIVSINSSVDPPVSCAVTSSTPDSFRNQGKGAFQHQASPNSGYLNGNTNLGGSDTQMGLAPGGQLKKKTSFIQRFGDMWKRSPKSSSP
- a CDS encoding hypothetical protein (COG:O; MEROPS:MER0002010; EggNog:ENOG503NWF4) translates to MRVAASTVLLGVASAASFQQQTQHVLSSGYERAQAGMQPLAEQFVDAAGKPIANIEEAFHGMTAEVKALWDEIKLLVPESAFNHSNWFTKPKPARRRHDWDHVVKGADVQKLWVQGESGEDHRQVDGKLADFNLRVKAVDPSKLGVDKVKQYSGYLDDEANDKHLFYWFFESRNDPKNDPVVLWLNGGPGCSSLTGLFLELGPSSIDKKLKVVNNEFSWNNNASVIFLDQPVNVGYSYSGNSVSNTIAAGKDVYALLSLFFHQFPEYAKQDFHIAGESYAGHYIPVFASEILSHKNRNINLKSILIGNGLTDGLTQYEHYRPMACGKGGYPAVLDESECRSMDNALPRCQSLIQNCYDSGSVWSCVPASIYCNNALIGPYQRTGQNVYDIRGKCEDSSNLCYSALGWISDYLNQQDVMDALGVEVSGYESCNFDINRNFLFQGDWMQPFHRLVPNILKEIPVLIYAGDADYICNWLGNQAWTEALEWPGKKNFNKASIKDLKLAGAEKEYGKVKASGNFTFMQVYQAGHMVPMDQPENSLDFLNRWLGGEWFAK
- a CDS encoding hypothetical protein (EggNog:ENOG503NYU7; BUSCO:EOG0926400M; COG:J); protein product: MVIQQPSNQIKLTNVSLVRLKKGKKRFEIACYKNKVLEWRSGIETDLDNVLQIPNVFLNVSKGQTAPSAELAKAFGKDVSVDDIILEILKKGEMQVGEKERSAQLERVHNEVMGMVASKLVDPRTKRVYTTSIIEKALDQLSSQAHQQSNNDKDKKEDGNSACGTPATGEAGESKPQAPKPIWKGVSATKSAKSQALEAMKALVAHQPIPIARARMRVRVTCPTNVLKQSVKAPKAAAGKEDEDGEKKAPGTVKDKILSLFEQVENQDVMGSEWEAVGFVEPGIFKDLSDFIENETKGRGNVEVLDRAVTHED